In Candidatus Roseilinea sp., one DNA window encodes the following:
- a CDS encoding lytic transglycosylase encodes MPTPAPSPTPEPTPDVAALTESAHYAAFIGDYVRAVELGRQVVAALGDETSATALRMRLNIGRWQMDAGEVNAAVATLSSVVADFGAGGGDSSAELPGARALLGRAYALSGDAINASAQYSAALAAGAVISPWLHVWLGDAHLDARRPAEAIAHYRAGLDTAPSAAQEFARREKLALANQLAGDYPAAIAQYEIILGRAQLPAYRARILWELAQALRAAGQTEAAYRRMNELMANHPKTPQAFQALQALINAGRPVDELQRGIIGYHNGSHVAAREAFRRAIVLYPDRANDVRYWAALNYLKLGSVADAFRNLDQTIASNPAGSPATAVALGEKAKIYANAGDAANARATFERLIANAPRGQIGASVLFDVAQAFARNNALVAEATRAYEAAEALQLDAERGPEALARAVALHYRLGRYAEAMTTTQILLSKYDRSPQALLARLWMGKAQLALGDLAGGIETWQALAQQAPDAYEGARATELANDPNGPPLSAPFPSFSSRADEAEQEEAEAWLRGWLGLEASANVRDVREDIRNDARFIRGSELWRLGFKLEAREEFEGLRAAFARDALAQYQLALFFRDIGLYRSSIGAADTLMRLSPGKTPSALPIFIAKLLYPTYYADLVQRHAQEFGLDPLLLFSLIRQESLFEPFAVSSAAANGLMQVIPSTGREIYNDLNWPPNYTTADLQKPYVSVRFGSHYLAKQRGFFNGDLYAAIAAYNGGPGNALRWKERSGGDPDVFFMAITFDETQRYVRALAANYAIYHRLYAR; translated from the coding sequence ATGCCGACGCCGGCCCCTTCGCCCACGCCGGAGCCGACGCCCGACGTCGCTGCGCTCACCGAAAGCGCCCACTACGCCGCTTTCATCGGTGATTACGTCCGCGCCGTAGAGTTGGGCCGGCAGGTCGTCGCGGCGCTCGGGGACGAGACAAGCGCGACAGCGCTGCGCATGCGCCTGAACATCGGGCGCTGGCAGATGGACGCCGGCGAGGTCAACGCTGCGGTCGCCACGCTGTCATCGGTCGTCGCCGATTTCGGCGCCGGCGGCGGAGACTCGAGCGCAGAGTTACCCGGCGCGCGTGCCCTGCTTGGGCGCGCCTACGCCCTATCCGGCGACGCCATCAATGCCTCGGCGCAATATTCCGCAGCGCTGGCCGCCGGCGCCGTCATCTCGCCCTGGCTGCATGTGTGGCTGGGCGATGCGCACTTGGACGCGCGCCGGCCGGCAGAAGCCATCGCCCACTATCGCGCCGGCCTAGACACCGCGCCGAGTGCAGCGCAGGAATTTGCCCGCCGCGAGAAGTTGGCGCTGGCCAACCAGCTCGCCGGCGACTATCCAGCAGCCATCGCGCAATACGAAATCATCCTTGGCCGCGCGCAACTGCCGGCCTATCGCGCGCGCATCCTATGGGAACTGGCGCAGGCGCTGCGGGCGGCCGGCCAAACCGAGGCAGCCTACCGGCGAATGAACGAGCTGATGGCCAACCATCCGAAGACGCCTCAGGCCTTCCAGGCGTTGCAGGCGCTCATCAACGCCGGCCGGCCGGTGGACGAGCTGCAGCGCGGCATCATCGGCTATCACAACGGGTCGCACGTGGCCGCGCGCGAGGCGTTCCGCCGAGCGATCGTCCTCTACCCCGACCGCGCCAACGACGTGCGTTACTGGGCGGCGCTGAACTACCTCAAGCTCGGCAGCGTCGCCGATGCCTTCCGCAACCTCGACCAGACCATCGCCAGCAATCCGGCCGGCTCGCCGGCGACTGCCGTCGCGCTGGGCGAGAAAGCCAAGATCTACGCGAACGCCGGCGACGCAGCAAACGCGCGCGCGACCTTCGAGCGGTTGATCGCCAACGCCCCGCGTGGGCAGATCGGCGCAAGTGTGCTGTTCGACGTGGCGCAGGCGTTCGCCCGCAACAACGCGCTGGTCGCCGAAGCGACGCGCGCCTACGAAGCCGCCGAGGCGCTGCAACTCGACGCCGAGCGTGGGCCGGAGGCGCTGGCGCGCGCCGTGGCGCTGCACTATCGCCTGGGGCGATACGCCGAGGCCATGACGACTACGCAGATCCTCCTGAGCAAGTATGACCGGTCGCCGCAAGCGCTACTTGCCCGTCTGTGGATGGGCAAGGCGCAGCTCGCGCTGGGCGACCTAGCCGGCGGCATCGAAACCTGGCAGGCTTTGGCGCAACAAGCGCCCGACGCCTACGAAGGCGCGCGCGCCACGGAACTGGCGAATGATCCGAACGGGCCGCCGCTCTCCGCGCCGTTTCCATCATTCAGCAGTCGAGCAGATGAGGCAGAGCAAGAGGAAGCGGAGGCATGGTTGCGCGGTTGGCTGGGGCTGGAGGCCTCGGCCAACGTGCGCGACGTGCGCGAGGACATTCGCAACGATGCGCGCTTCATCCGCGGCAGCGAGCTGTGGCGGTTGGGCTTCAAGCTGGAAGCGCGCGAGGAGTTCGAGGGGCTGCGCGCCGCGTTCGCGCGCGATGCGCTGGCCCAGTATCAGCTCGCGCTGTTCTTCCGCGACATCGGGCTGTATCGCTCGTCCATCGGCGCAGCCGATACGCTGATGCGGTTGTCGCCGGGTAAAACGCCGTCGGCACTACCGATTTTCATCGCCAAGCTGCTCTATCCCACCTACTACGCCGATCTCGTGCAGCGGCACGCGCAGGAATTCGGCCTGGATCCGCTGCTGCTCTTCTCGCTCATCCGTCAGGAGAGCTTGTTCGAGCCGTTTGCGGTGTCCAGCGCGGCGGCAAACGGCTTGATGCAGGTCATCCCCAGCACCGGCCGCGAGATCTACAACGACCTCAATTGGCCGCCGAACTACACCACTGCCGACTTGCAGAAGCCGTATGTGAGCGTGCGCTTCGGCAGCCACTACCTGGCTAAACAACGTGGCTTCTTCAACGGCGACCTGTATGCAGCCATCGCCGCCTACAACGGCGGGCCGGGCAACGCTCTGCGCTGGAAGGAGCGCAGCGGTGGTGACCCGGATGTCTTCTTCATGGCGATCACCTTCGACGAGACGCAGCGCTACGTTCGCGCGCTTGCGGCGAACTATGCCATCTATCACCGGCTCTACGCACGTTGA
- the gci gene encoding D-galactarolactone cycloisomerase, whose amino-acid sequence MKITSLRTLCLSRMHEPERQWFTSTFRVVKADCAIVVIETDAGVTGIAEACAYGGPLQIQRWVERYAPLLVGRDPRDPSIVPSPHFRSSSHDCAVAGIDCALWDIRGKVAGKPVSQLLVESGASLRAESPINPVPLYASSGCRYDWGDDPHQLIEEALSYIAQGYKAMKLRLGTEWTWHGVTVDRFLGLMRELAQAVRATGVPFALALDGNQRLTEAQALPIARELERLGFAWFEEPIPQADIDGYARLAAAVDIPITGGEQFTTVAQFMPYFEKKAYDIVQPDMGWCGLSEGMRIARMAERYGVKVIPHNWHNGLMTLANAHFVAALPHPLWCELCVIQGPLQWAILKRPPRIEAGALHLPDAPGLGVELADDLEATFPYLTGDWALPVHYEDFLVR is encoded by the coding sequence ATGAAAATCACTTCCCTTCGCACCCTCTGCCTCAGCCGCATGCACGAGCCGGAGCGGCAATGGTTCACCTCGACCTTTCGCGTCGTCAAGGCCGATTGCGCCATCGTCGTCATCGAGACGGATGCCGGCGTGACGGGCATCGCCGAGGCCTGCGCCTACGGTGGCCCACTCCAGATCCAACGCTGGGTCGAGCGCTATGCACCGCTGCTCGTCGGTCGCGACCCGCGCGACCCGAGCATCGTGCCATCGCCGCACTTTCGGTCGAGCAGCCACGATTGCGCCGTGGCCGGCATTGACTGCGCTTTGTGGGACATCCGCGGCAAAGTCGCTGGCAAGCCAGTCAGCCAGTTACTCGTGGAAAGCGGCGCCAGCCTACGTGCCGAATCACCGATCAATCCGGTCCCGCTCTACGCTTCTTCGGGCTGCCGCTACGACTGGGGCGACGATCCGCATCAGCTCATCGAAGAGGCATTAAGCTACATCGCCCAGGGCTATAAGGCGATGAAGCTGCGCCTCGGTACCGAGTGGACATGGCATGGTGTGACGGTGGATCGTTTCCTGGGGTTGATGCGCGAGCTGGCACAGGCCGTGCGCGCGACCGGTGTGCCTTTCGCTCTTGCCCTGGACGGCAACCAACGCCTGACCGAGGCGCAGGCGTTGCCCATCGCCCGCGAGCTGGAGCGGCTGGGCTTCGCTTGGTTCGAGGAGCCGATCCCGCAGGCGGACATAGACGGCTACGCGCGCCTGGCCGCCGCCGTTGACATCCCGATTACCGGTGGCGAGCAATTCACCACCGTCGCCCAGTTCATGCCCTACTTCGAGAAGAAAGCCTACGACATCGTACAGCCCGACATGGGCTGGTGCGGCTTGAGCGAGGGCATGCGCATCGCCCGCATGGCCGAACGCTACGGCGTGAAGGTCATCCCGCACAACTGGCACAACGGGCTGATGACCCTGGCCAACGCACACTTCGTCGCCGCCCTGCCGCATCCGCTGTGGTGCGAGCTGTGCGTGATCCAGGGGCCGCTGCAGTGGGCGATTTTGAAACGGCCACCACGCATCGAAGCCGGCGCGCTGCATCTGCCGGACGCGCCCGGTCTGGGCGTTGAGTTGGCCGACGACTTGGAAGCGACCTTCCCCTATCTGACCGGCGACTGGGCGCTGCCGGTGCATTACGAGGACTTTCTCGTGAGATGA
- a CDS encoding membrane protein — translation MQLTTVKINKPDSVNFILGQSHFIKTVEDIHEVMVTAVPGIRFGLAFCEASGARLIRCSGTDEAMIALATRNAQAIAAGHTFIVFLAEGFYPINVLNAIKAVPEVCRIYCATANPTEVIVAESEQGRGVLGVIDGYSPKGVEAAEDIAWRKDLLRRIGYKLG, via the coding sequence ATGCAACTGACCACGGTCAAAATAAACAAACCCGATAGTGTGAATTTCATCCTCGGCCAGTCCCACTTCATCAAGACGGTCGAGGACATCCACGAAGTGATGGTGACCGCCGTGCCCGGCATCCGGTTCGGGCTGGCGTTTTGCGAAGCATCGGGCGCGCGGCTGATCCGCTGCAGCGGCACGGACGAGGCGATGATCGCTTTAGCGACGCGCAATGCGCAGGCCATCGCCGCCGGCCACACGTTCATCGTCTTCCTCGCGGAGGGCTTCTATCCGATCAACGTCCTGAACGCGATCAAGGCAGTGCCGGAGGTGTGCCGCATCTACTGCGCCACGGCCAACCCGACCGAGGTGATCGTGGCGGAGAGCGAGCAGGGCCGGGGCGTGTTGGGCGTGATTGACGGTTACAGCCCCAAAGGCGTCGAGGCTGCCGAGGACATCGCCTGGCGCAAAGATCTGCTGCGCCGGATTGGCTATAAACTAGGCTAG
- a CDS encoding DeoR family transcriptional regulator — MFDLPVRIPIQGAAIAGDLSVPPDARLLVIFAHGSGSSRHSPRNRAVARILNEGQIATLLLDLLTAEEDAVDAATAQYRFDIPLLAERLLAAMAWARRAPQTQHLPVGLFGASTGAAAALIAAARDAEHVCAVVSRGGRPDLASEALPHVKAPTLLIVGSRDEIVLNLNRQALARLRCPKRLEIVPGATHLFEEPGALERVAHLAQEWFNSWAAPVRVERAERAS; from the coding sequence ATGTTCGATCTACCTGTGCGTATTCCGATTCAGGGGGCGGCGATTGCCGGGGATCTGAGCGTGCCGCCGGATGCTCGACTGCTGGTGATCTTCGCCCATGGCAGCGGCAGCAGCAGGCACAGCCCGCGCAATCGCGCCGTCGCGCGCATCTTGAATGAAGGGCAGATCGCGACGTTGCTGCTCGACCTGCTCACCGCCGAAGAAGACGCGGTGGACGCAGCGACGGCGCAGTATCGCTTCGACATCCCCTTGCTGGCCGAGCGATTGCTTGCAGCGATGGCCTGGGCGCGCCGTGCACCGCAGACGCAGCATCTGCCGGTTGGCCTGTTCGGCGCCAGCACCGGCGCGGCAGCAGCGTTGATCGCTGCCGCGCGCGATGCGGAGCATGTGTGCGCGGTCGTGTCGCGCGGCGGCCGGCCGGATCTGGCGAGCGAAGCGCTGCCGCACGTCAAAGCGCCGACGCTGTTGATCGTCGGCTCGCGCGACGAGATAGTGCTCAATTTGAACCGGCAGGCGCTGGCGCGGCTGCGTTGTCCCAAGCGGCTTGAGATCGTGCCCGGCGCAACCCACCTCTTCGAGGAGCCCGGTGCGCTCGAGCGAGTCGCGCATCTTGCCCAGGAGTGGTTCAATAGCTGGGCTGCGCCGGTGCGCGTCGAACGTGCCGAGCGTGCGTCGTGA
- a CDS encoding universal stress protein UspA codes for MYRKILVPLDGSKQAECVLDIAGELARRANAQLDLVHVSTALEAQSLAHDNYLERLAQQMAERWRIQTTATIVDDERFEPKLDVASALFQFACDSRADLVVMARLGRGSLVRMWLSSVSERIIRWCPVPVLLWRYTGSAPEPETLAAVRRILVPLDGSRVAEEVLDHAIDMQRLLDAVLQLVRVVAPSGGTAEQARDYLDATAATLSSRGVRVQTQLIEAESVSQAILDHAARAPSAMIAMSTHGYTGIARMLLGSVAAGMLDNATVPVMLFRPIDLIG; via the coding sequence ATGTATCGGAAGATCCTCGTGCCGCTGGACGGCTCGAAACAAGCGGAGTGTGTGCTCGACATCGCCGGTGAGCTGGCCCGCCGCGCCAACGCGCAGCTCGACCTGGTCCACGTCAGCACGGCGTTGGAAGCGCAGTCGCTGGCGCACGACAACTACCTTGAGCGCCTTGCACAGCAGATGGCCGAGCGGTGGCGCATTCAGACGACGGCCACGATCGTGGACGACGAACGCTTCGAACCCAAGCTCGACGTCGCCAGCGCGCTCTTCCAGTTCGCCTGCGACAGCCGGGCCGACCTGGTGGTGATGGCACGGTTGGGCCGCGGCAGCCTGGTGCGCATGTGGCTGAGCAGCGTGTCCGAGCGCATCATCCGCTGGTGTCCGGTGCCGGTGTTGTTGTGGCGCTACACCGGCAGCGCGCCCGAGCCGGAGACGTTGGCCGCCGTGCGACGGATTCTCGTCCCGCTCGACGGTTCACGGGTTGCCGAAGAGGTGCTCGACCATGCCATAGACATGCAGCGCCTGCTGGATGCGGTGCTGCAACTGGTGCGTGTGGTCGCGCCATCCGGCGGCACTGCCGAGCAGGCACGCGATTATTTGGACGCGACGGCTGCAACGCTGAGCAGCCGCGGCGTGCGCGTGCAAACTCAGCTCATCGAGGCCGAGTCCGTCAGCCAGGCCATCCTCGACCACGCTGCACGAGCGCCAAGCGCGATGATCGCCATGTCCACGCATGGTTACACCGGCATCGCCCGCATGCTGCTGGGCAGCGTCGCGGCCGGCATGCTGGACAACGCAACCGTGCCGGTGATGCTGTTTCGCCCAATTGACCTGATCGGGTGA
- a CDS encoding haloacid dehalogenase yields MAQLSPREGQTPIWHTLAEDRALAELSATLDGLSAAQVTERRQRFGLNELPKANPPSVWEIILHQFRSPLIYILLIAGAVSLLLGDLKDAVFIFAVVILNAILGAVQEWRAEQSAAALQRMLRINARVRRDGVERVVDAQALVPGDIVLLESGDKVPADVRLLRTNGLAIDESFLTGESVPVEKDATRLIAPDAVVGDRVNMAYAGATVTTGRGVGVVTATGLNTEIGHIAKATALSEQTKQPLVIRMEHFVRVISFVVLGASALLAAISLAQGALLAEVFFLAVALAVSAIPEGLPVALTVALSIAARRMAARNVIVRKMTAVEGLGSCTLIASDKTGTLTVNEQTVRLIVSGCGERHAVSGPGYAGEGDIIAADGRVADEGARARLEALACAAAICNEATLRRSEDGGWRHAGDTVDVALLALAFKAGLDPNALRQQIEIVAEIPFESERKFAARLYRDREGRLHVALKGAAETVLSFCRHALTTRGVEPVDRAVVEAWAEQLAEDGYRAIAVAGATLDEAAANGLLVQGFDAVYMPPLTFLGLVGMIDPLRPEAKAAVETCRAAGVAVAMITGDHPATALTIARELGIAERRDELVVGRDLPAVQSGEDPAFVERIKDARVFARVSPLQKLQIVQGMRRAGHFVAVTGDGVNDAPALRTANIGVAMGSGTDLAKDTASIVVTDDNFASIVDGIREGRYAYDNIRKVIYLLISTGAAEIVLFLLSVLVGLPVPLLPVQILWLNLVTNGIQDVALAFEGGEPGAMRRRPRKPTEGIFNGLMIQQVALSGATIGLVAFGVWYWLKSSGYDQVYARNMVLLLMVLFENFHAFNCRSEYESVFRVPLRRNPLLVIGVFVALGLHLLMMWVPFLQPILQTSPVAASDFLLMLVLASSVMVVMEAFKWVRARVQPDEMRRPRMRAA; encoded by the coding sequence ATGGCACAGCTTTCACCGCGCGAAGGACAAACGCCGATCTGGCACACCCTGGCCGAAGATCGAGCGCTCGCCGAGCTGTCGGCGACGCTCGATGGGCTGAGCGCCGCGCAAGTCACCGAACGCCGGCAGCGCTTCGGCCTGAATGAACTGCCCAAAGCCAATCCCCCGTCCGTCTGGGAAATCATCCTGCACCAGTTTCGCAGCCCGCTCATCTACATCCTCCTCATCGCCGGCGCCGTCTCGCTGCTGCTGGGCGACCTGAAAGACGCCGTCTTCATCTTTGCCGTGGTGATCCTGAACGCGATCCTCGGCGCAGTGCAGGAATGGCGGGCCGAGCAGAGCGCGGCTGCGCTGCAACGTATGCTCAGGATCAACGCGCGCGTCCGTCGCGACGGCGTGGAGCGCGTCGTGGATGCGCAGGCGCTGGTGCCCGGCGACATCGTGTTGCTCGAATCCGGCGACAAGGTCCCGGCCGATGTGCGCTTGCTACGAACCAACGGGCTGGCGATTGACGAATCCTTCCTGACCGGCGAATCCGTGCCCGTCGAGAAGGATGCGACGCGGTTGATCGCGCCGGACGCCGTCGTGGGTGATCGCGTGAACATGGCCTACGCCGGCGCTACCGTCACCACCGGCCGCGGCGTGGGCGTGGTCACGGCGACCGGCCTGAACACCGAGATCGGTCACATCGCCAAGGCCACGGCGCTGAGCGAACAGACCAAGCAGCCGCTGGTGATCCGCATGGAGCACTTCGTGCGCGTGATCAGCTTCGTGGTGTTGGGCGCCTCGGCGTTGCTCGCCGCGATCAGTCTGGCACAAGGCGCGCTGCTGGCCGAGGTGTTCTTCCTCGCCGTGGCGCTGGCCGTGTCCGCCATTCCCGAGGGCCTGCCGGTCGCGCTCACCGTGGCTCTCTCCATCGCCGCCCGCAGGATGGCAGCGCGCAACGTGATCGTGCGCAAGATGACGGCCGTCGAAGGTTTGGGCAGCTGCACGCTGATTGCCAGCGACAAGACCGGCACGCTCACCGTCAACGAGCAGACGGTCCGGCTGATCGTGAGTGGCTGTGGCGAACGCCACGCCGTATCCGGCCCCGGCTATGCCGGCGAAGGCGACATCATCGCCGCCGATGGGCGCGTGGCAGACGAAGGCGCCCGCGCGCGGCTAGAAGCGCTGGCGTGCGCGGCAGCAATCTGCAACGAAGCCACGCTTCGCCGAAGCGAGGATGGCGGGTGGCGACACGCTGGCGACACGGTAGACGTCGCGTTGCTGGCGCTGGCCTTCAAGGCTGGGCTCGACCCGAACGCGCTCCGTCAGCAGATCGAAATCGTCGCCGAGATTCCGTTCGAGTCGGAGCGCAAGTTCGCCGCCAGGCTGTATCGCGATCGAGAGGGTCGGTTGCACGTCGCGTTGAAAGGCGCGGCGGAGACGGTGCTGAGCTTCTGCCGGCACGCGCTCACAACGCGCGGCGTCGAGCCGGTTGACCGTGCGGTCGTGGAAGCCTGGGCCGAGCAGCTGGCCGAGGATGGCTACCGTGCCATCGCCGTAGCCGGAGCGACGCTGGATGAAGCGGCGGCGAACGGTCTGCTGGTGCAGGGCTTCGATGCGGTGTACATGCCGCCGCTGACCTTCCTGGGCCTGGTCGGCATGATAGACCCCCTGCGTCCCGAGGCCAAGGCCGCTGTGGAGACCTGCCGCGCAGCGGGTGTGGCCGTCGCCATGATCACCGGCGACCATCCTGCCACTGCCTTGACGATCGCGCGCGAGCTGGGCATCGCCGAGCGACGCGACGAGTTGGTCGTCGGGCGCGACCTGCCGGCCGTGCAGAGCGGCGAGGATCCGGCTTTTGTGGAACGAATCAAAGATGCGCGCGTGTTTGCGCGCGTCTCGCCTCTGCAGAAATTGCAGATCGTCCAGGGCATGCGCCGTGCCGGCCACTTCGTAGCGGTCACCGGCGACGGCGTGAACGATGCGCCCGCGCTGCGCACTGCCAACATCGGCGTAGCGATGGGTTCGGGCACCGACCTAGCTAAGGATACAGCCTCGATCGTCGTCACCGACGACAACTTCGCCTCCATCGTGGATGGCATCCGCGAGGGGCGCTACGCCTACGACAACATCCGCAAGGTGATCTATCTACTCATCTCGACCGGTGCAGCCGAGATCGTGTTGTTCCTCTTGTCGGTGCTGGTCGGCTTGCCCGTCCCGCTGTTGCCGGTTCAGATTCTGTGGCTGAACCTGGTGACGAATGGCATTCAAGATGTCGCGCTGGCGTTCGAAGGCGGCGAGCCGGGTGCGATGCGTCGCCGGCCGCGCAAACCCACCGAAGGCATCTTCAACGGGCTAATGATTCAGCAGGTGGCGCTGTCCGGCGCAACGATCGGATTGGTGGCGTTCGGCGTGTGGTACTGGCTGAAATCGTCAGGATACGACCAGGTGTACGCGCGCAATATGGTGTTGTTGCTGATGGTGCTATTCGAGAACTTCCACGCGTTCAACTGCCGGTCCGAGTACGAATCGGTCTTCCGCGTGCCGCTGCGCCGCAATCCTCTTTTGGTCATCGGCGTGTTCGTCGCACTGGGGTTGCATCTGCTCATGATGTGGGTGCCTTTCCTGCAACCCATCTTACAGACGTCACCGGTCGCGGCGAGCGACTTCCTGCTCATGCTGGTTCTGGCGTCGAGCGTGATGGTCGTGATGGAAGCCTTCAAGTGGGTGCGTGCCCGCGTCCAGCCGGACGAGATGCGACGACCGCGCATGCGCGCGGCGTAG
- the gcvT gene encoding aminomethyltransferase: protein MADLKRTALFEAHKQLGARMAPFGGWEMPLWYASAREEHLAVRTAAGLFDVSHMGVFDVRGPDAGPFLDRIGTNDVSKLVVGRSHYSYLLDEQGDVVDDIMVYRLETERYMVVVNAANNDKDWAWLRAQVGDFHCTLRDLRDPASGADRRVDLALQGPHSRDILLKLLDGEPQTAAGTDLNALPYTGVMRASLAGHDVFISRTGYTGERIAYEIFVHPDQSVALWQALLDAGRDLGLKPCGLAARDSLRIEAGLPLYGHELAGPLNLAPYHIGFDNFVKTDKPADFIGKAAYKEKAAHNTAKMIRFRMNEKGVRPSKLGDPVLDKRGRVIGTVTSCAQDGEGYLLGMALVERSAGVEEGSVIYVVALPERMPEPLKPFAPLGSRAPMPDVATVLSRFPPRKG, encoded by the coding sequence ATGGCCGATCTCAAACGCACCGCCTTGTTCGAGGCGCACAAGCAGCTCGGCGCACGCATGGCGCCCTTCGGCGGCTGGGAAATGCCGCTGTGGTATGCCTCGGCGCGCGAGGAGCACCTTGCGGTGCGCACCGCTGCCGGCCTGTTCGACGTCAGCCACATGGGCGTGTTCGACGTGCGTGGGCCGGATGCCGGCCCCTTCCTCGACCGCATCGGCACAAACGACGTGAGCAAGCTGGTCGTCGGCCGCTCGCACTACAGCTACCTGCTCGACGAGCAGGGCGATGTCGTGGACGACATCATGGTCTATCGCCTCGAGACGGAGCGCTACATGGTCGTGGTCAACGCCGCCAACAACGACAAAGATTGGGCCTGGTTGCGCGCCCAGGTCGGCGACTTCCACTGCACGCTGCGCGACCTGCGCGATCCGGCCTCTGGGGCCGACCGGCGCGTTGACCTCGCCCTGCAAGGCCCGCACTCCAGGGACATCCTGCTCAAGCTCCTCGACGGTGAACCGCAGACGGCAGCAGGGACAGATCTCAATGCCCTTCCATACACCGGCGTGATGCGCGCCTCGCTCGCCGGCCACGACGTCTTTATCTCGCGCACCGGCTACACAGGCGAGCGCATCGCCTATGAGATCTTCGTGCATCCGGACCAGTCGGTCGCGCTGTGGCAGGCCCTGCTGGACGCCGGCCGCGACCTGGGCCTGAAGCCGTGCGGATTGGCCGCGCGCGATAGTTTGCGCATCGAGGCCGGCTTGCCGCTCTACGGCCACGAGCTGGCCGGGCCGCTCAACCTGGCCCCGTATCACATCGGCTTCGATAACTTCGTAAAGACCGACAAGCCCGCCGACTTCATTGGCAAGGCGGCCTACAAGGAGAAGGCCGCGCACAACACCGCGAAGATGATCCGCTTTCGGATGAACGAGAAGGGCGTGCGGCCGAGCAAGCTGGGCGATCCGGTGCTGGACAAGCGCGGCCGGGTAATCGGCACGGTCACGTCGTGCGCACAGGATGGGGAAGGCTACCTGCTGGGCATGGCGCTGGTCGAGCGATCGGCGGGTGTCGAAGAAGGCAGTGTGATCTACGTCGTCGCGCTGCCGGAGCGCATGCCCGAGCCGCTCAAGCCATTCGCGCCGTTGGGCAGCCGCGCCCCGATGCCGGACGTTGCGACCGTGCTCTCGCGCTTTCCCCCACGGAAGGGATGA
- a CDS encoding ribonucleotide-diphosphate reductase, translated as MLDQTCLPLSLYHKAKQLIWDPRDIDLAQDVRDWQRMDERERDIITRLSAQFLGGEIAVTHDLTPLLAAIRRQGGLLEEEMFLTTQLFEESKHVEWFDRWHRAMGAPATITPSAPYRRLFEVELPAALNRLLSDDTPCAQVEAIATYHLIVEGVLAETGYHGFARALRDNGLMPGTVRGIELVQRDEARHIAYGLYVLERLLRREPALWDILMARLNALLPLALDIVSETFAPYGDAIPFGLDPAEFIAYAGAQFDHRLNALERGR; from the coding sequence ATGCTTGATCAAACGTGCCTGCCCCTCTCGCTCTATCACAAGGCCAAGCAACTCATCTGGGATCCCCGTGACATTGACCTTGCGCAGGACGTGCGCGACTGGCAACGCATGGACGAGCGCGAGCGCGACATCATCACGCGCCTCTCGGCGCAGTTCCTCGGCGGCGAGATCGCCGTGACGCACGACCTGACCCCACTGCTGGCAGCCATCCGCCGGCAAGGCGGCCTGCTCGAGGAGGAGATGTTCCTCACGACGCAATTGTTCGAGGAGAGCAAGCACGTCGAGTGGTTCGATCGCTGGCATCGCGCCATGGGTGCGCCGGCGACCATCACGCCCTCCGCGCCGTATCGCCGGCTCTTCGAGGTCGAACTGCCGGCGGCGCTGAACCGGCTGTTGAGCGACGACACGCCGTGCGCGCAGGTCGAGGCCATCGCCACGTATCACCTCATCGTCGAGGGCGTGCTGGCCGAGACCGGCTACCACGGCTTCGCGCGCGCCCTGCGCGACAACGGCCTGATGCCCGGCACGGTGCGCGGCATAGAGTTGGTGCAGCGCGACGAGGCGCGCCACATCGCCTACGGCCTATATGTGCTGGAGCGGCTGCTGCGGCGCGAGCCGGCGCTGTGGGACATACTGATGGCCCGGCTGAACGCACTGCTGCCGCTGGCGCTCGACATCGTGAGTGAGACGTTCGCGCCCTACGGCGACGCCATCCCCTTCGGCCTCGACCCGGCCGAGTTCATCGCCTACGCCGGCGCGCAGTTCGACCACCGCCTGAACGCGCTGGAGCGCGGCCGGTAG